A stretch of DNA from Columba livia isolate bColLiv1 breed racing homer chromosome 11, bColLiv1.pat.W.v2, whole genome shotgun sequence:
TGTAAGTAACTCACATGGTTGTGCTTTGAAGCTGTGCAGAAACAACACTTTGTCATGTACAGGCTGCCTTCCCTTCCAACAGCAAGATAAAGGATGTCAGCATGGAGTCTTCCTCTGGTTAGAGGGTCTTTCTATTCACTGATGAATCAGTTGAAGAACAACTCACAGAtgatttccattttatttttattttagacacGTTATAATTAGTAGCAGTAGGAGtatattactttattttgttattttattatgctGTTTTTATGTCAGTCCATGAGTTTCCCCTTTCCATTTTGCATCTCTTCCCTGTTTGGAGAAGAGGGACGGGTGGACTGAGTGAGCAGCTCTCATGGTTTTGATTGCTCACTGGGGTTAAGCCACAACAGCTTGGAAAAGGTTCACCTCATGAGTtcctccatcaccttcccagagACCAAAGTGAAGCTGGGCAACCTGTAGTTCTCCatgtcctccttcttgcccttttcaAAGACAGGAGTGACATTTCCATTCCTTCCGTCCTCAGACGTCTCCCCCAGTCACAGTGAGCATACAAAGATTATGCAGAGTGGCCTCATGATGAcgtcagccagctccctcagcactcatgGGAGCATCCCGTCAGGGTTCCTGGACTTATGTATGTCCGGTATTCCCTGCCGTGATCTTCTTTCACCGAGGATTTGCCATTCATGCTCCAGACTCTGTCCCTGATCTCTAGGGTCTGGGATTCCTGAAGCCTGGTCTTGCTAGTAAACACCAAGGACAAGTGGGCATACGGTATATCCCCCTTTTCTATGTCCTGTGTCACCAGGTCCCCCAGCTCATTCAGCAATGGGCccacattttcctttgtctGCCTTTTGTCACCTATGTACTTACAGAAGCCTTTCTTGCTGtctttgacatccctggccagattcaATTCCATTTCAGCTTTGGCTTTCAATACCGAGCCTATTGCATGCTCAAACAGGACATgaactttgaaaaataagaattctTAATTATCTCATGCACTTTCACCATGCAAACTGGCAGATTGATGCTTCAGAGAATATACCTGTGTGGCTGATGAAAAATCCCTTCAGCCATGCAAAACACgcacacacaccacacactgcAGGAATGCTCTGAAGAGGCAGGTGGAACCCAGGAGAGCTTGAGGctcagaggaggaggatggagcaaGCATTCAAATCTGTTGCAACAGAAACCACAATCATCTCAATGTGAAAGGAAACTGGAGAgattatttgtttgggtttggttttgttttttttttgacaaatgaGCAAAAACTGTAACAAGCAGTTGTACTTTAGGAAAAGCCAACATACAGTCTTTTTAGGATTATGTTAAAGTAACGTATCTTGAGCATTTATTAGGGTCAGTGTGAATTGCTCGTGATGGCAATTTGTAAGTGATCTCCCTGAGATGGAAGCTTTTCATCTCGTTTTCTCCCccatcctgtcctgtcctgtccagGAGGGGGAGTGAGCGAGCGGCTGCGTGGGAGCCTGGCAGCCGCCCAAAGCCAGGTCACCACACACGGATAAAGACATTTCCATTCACACGGATGAGACAATGAGAGAACTCACAGAAACGAGAAAGCCATGTAATTtgtgacagagcagcagcagttctgAACACGTGGAAAGAAACACTGCTAATACTATAATTAGATTGCTAGTATGTCATAAGACATACTGCACACTCATATAGCccaaagatattaaaaaaaaagatcacttAACGCATGATCTCATCATCCTAAGAAGTTGCTCACTGGAGGTCTGATCCTACTGGGAGCAAGTGAAAATTCAAATACTTCCACCCATTTGCTGTCAGAGCCTTTGGAATCAGAGACAAGAAGCAGCCTCTTACAGATGAAATCAAAGTTatgttcctttccttttttccctctatTCATAATTTCTCATCCTCTCTGCCTTGAGAATTATTGCCTCTgctgaagagagagagaaaactctACCCGTTGTAGTAAGATAAGGTAATATTTCTGTTCCTCATTCTTACTTGATGCCTATGGCAGAACCAAGACATAAGTGTGTTTctatggtttattttttctcattggaGCCTGGAGCTGCTATTACGATGTACAAGGGGAATCCATCTCACCTACCTTTAGGCACCAGCAGTGCAGATATTTAAATCTGAATTAGCCACTCaaacaagagaaataaaaacctcCGTGGCATCAGTGGTTAATATTATCTGAGATGCCTACGGGGGTGAAACAGTAATTACACTGACAGTATGCCTGCTTATTTCTATTGTCTATAGAAAACCTTGGCAACTGTAGCTGCCCATTTTGCTCATAAATATGTTGATTAAGGGAATCACAGCATCCATACTTTCTAACCTCCCCCCCacccttttccctttcatctTTGTCTTTCAAAAATCAGCCAAGTATCTTTTGGCCAAAACAGTCCAGGAAGTTTCCCAGAGAAATAATTCTGTGAGCAGATCTGCTGAGATGATAAATCCCAGAAAATGGCAGCAAGGTGTAGATGCTGGCAGCCACTTTCATGGGGGCAGCCGTTGGTATGCTGGGCATCATGTTACTTCCCAGAGCTTACATTAAATGAAAACTCAGAATACAGATTTTATATGATTTGATGAAACAAAAGTAAGTGAGTGAACACTTTTATGAATTTAAAGCTGTTTAGGTTTGGATTGTATTTTGCAGGATTAACAGTGAAAATAACTCAGGTAGATCACTTCTGCTTGAGTCAGACCAGGAGGTGGGAAGCCACAGGATCTCCATATCACCTGGCTTAGAGCACCAAtaatatttcagttatttccAGCTATCAAAAAATTAGGCCATTGTACACTCATTTCATGATTAATGATCCTCCAATCCTGGCATCCTTGGACATCCActttagaaggaaataaatggTGCTTCTGTCTTGTGCTGTATTTCCCACCATTAAATACAAACCAGTTCCAAGATGACTGGTTCACAGTTAGATGCCTGCAGACATTTAGATGCTGAAATTTACTGAGAGACATCCAGCCCATCCACAGTGAATTCTTCTGTCACATCATAGATGCCACTCTTACACTAAGGTGACCTGCCCTTTGGAAGGATTCATTTGTTTCTATATAAAATAAGGACAGAATGGTTATTGGAAATTTTAATGTCTATTTTGTGTTTACCTAAATATGAGAAGATGCATCCCAGCCTGTGACTGTTAAAGATGATCTTGAAGAGGTTGCCCAGCTGAGATATTTTTccactggggtcactgtcatATCCAGTCCAAGTTTCATCTCATTCATATTTTAAGCTTCATTGTACTTGCAAGTGTAGCAATTCCTGAGACCACAAGTCTGTCCCAATCTACTAACcctttttcttgtgtgttttgttttgctttttctcttttaggacAGAACCTGTGGAGGAAATGAAGCCAGGAAACCAAACCATCGCTACTCACTTCTTCCTTTCAGGGTTTGCCTTCCATGGCAAGATGCAGCTCCTGTTTTTCATGCTGATTTCCATCATGTTCCTGGCCACGTTGATAGGGAACTCTCTAATTGTTGTGATCACAACCGTTGACCCTGTCCTACACACGCCCATGTACTACCTCCTAAAGAATCTTGCCTTGACAGAAATCTGCTACAGCctcaccattgtccccaagatGCTTGCAATTCTGCTGGtggagagaaaaattatttccttcacagCTTGCGCCTTGCAGCTCAACTGCGTTATTCTTTTTGTCACCTGTGAGTGTTTCCTCTTAGGAGCAATGGCTTATGACCGGCAAGCGGCAATATGCCACCCATTGCATTATGCCACCCTGATGAACAGGGATCGCTGCTTCAAGATGGCCATTGGGTCTTGGCTGTGTGGTGTCCCTGTGGCTCTGGGCTTCACCACATGGTTATTTACCCTGCCCTTCTGTGGGAGAAACACAGTTGATCATTTCTTTTGTGATGTTTCTCCTTTGCTGAAGCTGGTGTGTGTAGACACAGCCTTCTTTGAACTACTGATTTTTATTGCTATTGTCCTAATAGTGATGATTCCCTTTTCTCTGATAGCCATCTCCTACCTTTGCATTATCCATGCTGTTCTTCAGATCCCCTTGGCTGTGGGCCAGAGGCGAGCCTTTTCCACCTGTGCAGCTCACCTGGTGGTTGTGACTCTTTTCTACAGCACAACTGGCATCATTCACCTGCGACCCAAGTCCAGCCTCTCATCCAACATGAAGAAAATGGTGTCCCTGTCTTACACCGTGGTCACTCCCATGCTCAACCCCATCATCTACAGCCTGAGGAACCAGGAAGTCAAGCAAAGCCTGAGGACATGTATTGACAAGTGGTTACTCTGGAAGCAGATGACTGTTTTTTCGCTCTCCAGGTGATTGATTCCTTGTAGATGCAAAGATTACAGGTGTTTccctaatggaaaaaaatcattggTATTTatgaatgaaatgaaatgcttttaaaagacCTGTGCTATTTGAGTAATTTTTTGCAGTTAAATCCTTGAAATATCTGCCCTTTTTTACTTGACGTATTAGAATTAATTATAGTTGTTGCACCTCAGGGCTTGCAAACAAAGAAGTGAACCCAGCTCATAGTAGGAATATTGCAAAGTAGATTACAAAATTCTTATCCCCCCAACCCCCTCTACCTCCATGTCCATTAAACAGACAAACTCTCTGGCTTGGGAAacagatgtttgttttcctctgcatcAATGCGAAAGTTATAGCCTGAATCGTTTCCCCCTCAAGAAAGGACCCTCAATAACGCTTTGAGAATCAAGTTAGTAGCTCATGATTGGAGCAAgtgtccttgctgctggtgcgaGAGACTGGGTTCTAGTCTGGACTTGATCTGATTTTTTTGCACTCAGAACAAAGATCTCTTTCCCAAACTAGCTAGTAACTTGCTCAGTTCAGGACAGAAAGGGTAAGCTGAAACAGCGCCAGCTCGCTGCGGtagctttgttttaattagttCCCTTCTCATGTAGACTGAGGGAAAGCTAAGGGAGGGGATGGATCCATAACTCATTGAACCTGGTACTTTCTGTCTGATTCTTTCTCTGGCTTGCCAGAGGGAGTATTCATTAAAGTGAAATGTAACTTGTGCATCTATTTTCTTACAGCATATTATAagatttttcatcttattttctcctcctgtcctgtcctgttgAGGAGGGGACATTAGAGAACAGCTGGGTGGGCGTCCAGCTGCAGCCTAAGGACAACCCACCACAGTAGCAAAAGTAACAAGTGTTGCTAAGAGTGGATTTTGGGAATAAAAAATGGATAaaataggaaatgaaaataaaggtatGGGGTAGAAGGATGAAAGATTTTAATGCATTGTGGGACAGGCAAGTGGAAAGGTTACAGTTGATTATAGAAATGACACAATGTGTGAATGGAATGGTCAGAGGATACTTTGATGTTTCAGAGAATGTTGGACCTGAGCATGATGCAGATGGCATGGAGATTATACTGTGTCCGACTGGCATGGAGTCAACCGTCTTCCTAGCAGCTAGTGTGGtgtgtgctttgcatttttggcTTAAAGAGTGTTGAAAAAACACCAATATTTT
This window harbors:
- the LOC135580517 gene encoding olfactory receptor 10A7-like, with the translated sequence MKPGNQTIATHFFLSGFAFHGKMQLLFFMLISIMFLATLIGNSLIVVITTVDPVLHTPMYYLLKNLALTEICYSLTIVPKMLAILLVERKIISFTACALQLNCVILFVTCECFLLGAMAYDRQAAICHPLHYATLMNRDRCFKMAIGSWLCGVPVALGFTTWLFTLPFCGRNTVDHFFCDVSPLLKLVCVDTAFFELLIFIAIVLIVMIPFSLIAISYLCIIHAVLQIPLAVGQRRAFSTCAAHLVVVTLFYSTTGIIHLRPKSSLSSNMKKMVSLSYTVVTPMLNPIIYSLRNQEVKQSLRTCIDKWLLWKQMTVFSLSR